One region of Ensifer sp. WSM1721 genomic DNA includes:
- a CDS encoding condensation domain-containing protein, which produces MALSSGREQVVFATVLFGRMQAGTGADRAMGLFMNTLPVRLDLDGTGVAASVRSTHARLAELLTHEHASLALAQRCSGVAAPAPLFSALLNYRHNTPAAMAGSGTEDGLSGMEWLGGEERTNYPLTLSVEDYGEALGLTAQVVEPVSADRVCGYMQHALEQLAEALEHAPDTPVRELDILPPAERIYLLEELNRTAAPYPRSGASTSCSRRRCARRPTRWHWSMTTSA; this is translated from the coding sequence GTGGCGCTGAGCAGCGGGCGCGAGCAGGTGGTGTTCGCCACGGTGCTGTTCGGCCGCATGCAGGCGGGTACGGGCGCCGACCGCGCGATGGGCCTGTTCATGAACACCCTGCCTGTGCGGCTCGACCTCGACGGGACCGGGGTCGCGGCGAGCGTGCGCAGCACCCATGCGCGGCTTGCCGAGCTGCTCACACACGAGCATGCCTCGCTGGCCTTGGCGCAACGCTGCAGCGGCGTTGCAGCGCCGGCGCCGCTGTTCAGCGCGCTGTTGAACTACCGCCACAACACGCCGGCGGCCATGGCCGGCTCCGGGACGGAGGATGGGCTGTCCGGCATGGAATGGCTGGGCGGCGAGGAACGCACCAACTATCCGCTGACCTTGTCGGTGGAGGATTATGGCGAGGCGCTCGGCCTCACCGCGCAGGTGGTGGAGCCGGTCTCTGCGGATCGGGTGTGCGGCTACATGCAGCACGCGCTCGAGCAACTGGCCGAGGCGCTCGAGCATGCCCCCGACACGCCGGTGCGCGAGCTCGACATCCTGCCGCCGGCCGAGCGCATCTATCTGCTGGAGGAGTTGAACCGGACGGCGGCGCCTTACCCTCGGAGCGGTGCATCCACGAGCTGTTCGAGGCGCAGGTGCGCCAGGCGCCCGACGCGGTGGCACTGGTCCATGACGACGAGCGCCTGA
- a CDS encoding AMP-binding protein: MRQAPDAVALVHDDERLSYGELNARANRLAHHLIALGVRPDQPVAICLERSPAMVVGLLAILKAGGAYLPLDPAYPSQRLRQVLDDAAPRLLLCDAAGRAALGAEALADLSVVDLDMATSAWAELPACDPDPRALGLTSSHLAYIIYTSGSTGTPKGVMVEHQSLLNFLYAFSDILRLTEQDVFLAITSISFDIAGLELYLPTCTGATVVLASRKDATAATTLHHLLDHHKISLMQATPATWRLLMDAGWQGTPGLSVLCGGEALPANQASRLSRGWGL; the protein is encoded by the coding sequence GTGCGCCAGGCGCCCGACGCGGTGGCACTGGTCCATGACGACGAGCGCCTGAGCTATGGCGAACTCAACGCGCGGGCCAACCGGCTGGCCCATCATCTGATCGCCCTCGGGGTGAGGCCGGACCAGCCGGTGGCGATCTGCCTGGAGCGCAGCCCGGCGATGGTGGTGGGGCTGCTGGCGATCCTCAAGGCCGGCGGTGCCTATCTGCCGCTGGACCCGGCCTATCCTTCTCAGCGGCTGCGGCAGGTGCTCGACGATGCCGCGCCGCGGCTGCTGCTTTGCGATGCCGCCGGCCGCGCCGCGCTCGGCGCCGAGGCGCTCGCCGATCTGAGCGTGGTCGATCTGGATATGGCCACCTCGGCCTGGGCCGAACTGCCCGCCTGCGACCCCGACCCGCGCGCCCTCGGCCTGACCTCCAGCCATCTCGCCTACATCATCTACACCTCGGGCTCCACCGGAACCCCAAAGGGCGTCATGGTCGAGCATCAAAGCCTGTTGAATTTCCTATATGCTTTTTCGGATATATTGAGGCTCACCGAGCAGGATGTATTCCTAGCTATCACATCCATCTCATTTGATATCGCGGGGCTGGAGCTCTATCTTCCCACGTGCACGGGGGCCACAGTCGTCCTAGCCAGCCGAAAGGATGCTACGGCTGCTACGACGTTGCATCATCTTCTAGACCATCACAAGATCTCTTTGATGCAGGCCACTCCAGCAACGTGGCGCTTGCTGATGGATGCCGGCTGGCAAGGAACGCCGGGCTTAAGTGTGTTGTGTGGAGGTGAAGCGTTACCTGCAAATCAGGCGTCGCGGCTTAGTAGAGGGTGGGGTCTCTAA
- a CDS encoding condensation domain-containing protein — protein sequence MALSSGREQVVFATVLFGRMQAGTGADRAMGLFINTLPVRLDLDGTGVEESLRITHARVAELLTHEHASLALAQRCSGVAAPAPLFSALLNYRHNTPAAMAGSTTDDGLCGVEWLGGEERTNYPLTLSVEDFGEALGLTAQVVEPISADRVCGYMQHALEQLAEALSELRIRQCESSTSCRPRSAATCWRS from the coding sequence GTGGCGCTGAGCAGCGGGCGCGAGCAGGTGGTGTTCGCCACGGTGCTGTTCGGCCGCATGCAGGCGGGCACGGGCGCCGACCGCGCGATGGGCCTGTTCATCAACACCCTGCCGGTGCGGCTGGATCTGGATGGGACCGGAGTTGAGGAAAGTCTGCGTATCACCCATGCCCGTGTGGCCGAGCTGCTCACACACGAGCATGCCTCGCTGGCCTTGGCGCAACGCTGCAGCGGCGTTGCAGCGCCGGCGCCGCTGTTCAGCGCGCTGTTGAACTACCGCCACAACACGCCGGCGGCCATGGCCGGCTCGACAACCGATGATGGGCTGTGCGGCGTGGAATGGCTGGGCGGCGAGGAACGCACCAACTATCCGCTGACCTTGTCGGTGGAGGATTTTGGCGAAGCGCTCGGCCTCACCGCGCAGGTGGTCGAGCCGATCTCCGCGGATCGGGTGTGCGGCTACATGCAGCACGCGCTCGAACAGCTGGCGGAGGCATTGAGCGAGCTCCGAATACGCCAGTGCGAGAGCTCGACATCCTGCCGCCCGAGGAGCGCCGCTACCTGCTGGAGGAGCTGA
- a CDS encoding AMP-binding protein, with the protein MRELDILPPEERRYLLEELNRTEADYPSDLCLHELFEQQVRRTPEAVAVVHDDERVSYGELNARANRLAHHLIGLGVKPGDRIATMLDRSVALVVAQLAILKAGGVYVPIDRALPPARQEWLIADCAARLVLSESDGDDLVEATIPVLPIEPLMAGTGSSPDPGLVWSAEAAAYVMYTSGSTGLPKGSCCASPGCQPARVQQWICAVRLK; encoded by the coding sequence GTGCGAGAGCTCGACATCCTGCCGCCCGAGGAGCGCCGCTACCTGCTGGAGGAGCTGAACCGGACGGAAGCGGACTATCCATCGGATCTGTGCCTGCACGAACTGTTCGAACAACAGGTGCGCCGGACGCCCGAGGCGGTGGCGGTGGTGCATGACGACGAGCGGGTGAGCTATGGCGAACTCAACGCGCGGGCCAACCGGCTGGCCCATCATCTGATCGGCCTCGGGGTGAAGCCCGGCGACCGCATTGCGACAATGCTGGACCGCTCCGTCGCCCTTGTGGTGGCGCAGTTGGCGATCCTGAAGGCGGGCGGAGTTTATGTCCCGATCGATCGCGCTCTTCCACCTGCGCGACAAGAATGGCTGATTGCCGATTGTGCAGCACGCCTGGTGCTCAGCGAGAGTGACGGTGATGATCTGGTTGAGGCCACAATCCCTGTTTTGCCCATTGAGCCGCTGATGGCTGGAACCGGGTCCAGTCCAGATCCTGGCCTGGTATGGAGCGCCGAGGCTGCCGCTTACGTGATGTACACCTCCGGCTCGACCGGCCTTCCCAAAGGGAGTTGTTGTGCCTCACCGGGCTGTCAACCGGCTCGTGTTCAACAATGGATATGCGCAGTTCGGCTCAAATGA
- a CDS encoding AMP-binding protein: MFNNGYAQFGSNDRVAWVGNPAFDISTLEVWAPLLHGSSLIVIPYTDALQPEVLRSLVQQHRIRVLHLTAGLFSQSADDLGPVLASLRLLLVGGDAVDVTAVARVLSQNRPQHLLHCYGPTETTTFATVCEITAIDATSRRRLPIGRPIANTRVYLLDGHGGPVPFGAVGELHIGGAGVARGYLNRPELTAERFLADPFGGEPDARMYKTGDLARYLPDGNLEFLGRNDEQVKIRGFRIEPGEIAARLCEHAWVREAVVVAHEDRAGDKRLVAYVVAKPTEGSHEADGVELAAALRAHLSRLLPDYMVPSAFVRLEALPLTPNGKLDRKALPVPDVDAYARRAYEAPRGAVETLLAGIWEELLGVERVGRHDNFFELGGHSLLAVQLLGRTLAVGLKFSAADLFQAPVLKELASKIHFQRQPSIPEAISVQATGSQPPLFFVPTGSGDCSYVLSLVEKMDVDCPIYALPWPPFNAVCPQTLERLAAEVILAIREIQPRGPYRFAGYSSGAILAYAIAQHLLSLDEAVSFIALIDVALPANPSSISPTQMVREVLLDSFESLDDESFGVLERFAGQSSIAQLLEKAKQVGAIPLDRDLHNEVLMYEKAAQFQRALDLYNVPSLPVEIHQFYAKRPLLSRRARRRRNPMGPEASSPMRGWDRVLREGAIHAIPVPGDHVTMMDVPENRRVLARQLSMALNRSLTTKASNRFR, encoded by the coding sequence GTGTTCAACAATGGATATGCGCAGTTCGGCTCAAATGATCGTGTGGCGTGGGTGGGCAATCCTGCGTTTGATATCAGTACGCTGGAAGTGTGGGCACCGCTGCTACACGGTTCAAGCCTGATTGTAATTCCCTACACGGATGCGCTGCAGCCAGAGGTTCTGCGCAGCCTGGTTCAGCAGCACCGCATTAGGGTCCTGCATTTGACAGCCGGGTTGTTCAGCCAGAGCGCTGATGATTTAGGCCCGGTGCTGGCGAGTTTGCGATTGCTATTGGTCGGCGGCGATGCGGTTGATGTGACAGCAGTAGCTCGGGTTTTGAGCCAGAACAGACCACAGCATCTCTTGCACTGCTACGGCCCGACTGAAACGACGACCTTTGCGACAGTCTGCGAGATCACCGCGATTGATGCGACATCCCGCCGCCGCCTCCCGATCGGCCGTCCGATCGCCAACACGCGGGTGTATCTTCTGGACGGCCATGGTGGGCCGGTTCCGTTCGGGGCGGTGGGTGAGCTCCATATCGGCGGGGCAGGGGTGGCGCGCGGCTACCTCAACCGTCCCGAGCTGACGGCGGAGCGGTTTCTGGCCGATCCGTTCGGCGGCGAGCCGGATGCCCGGATGTACAAGACCGGCGATCTTGCCCGCTACCTGCCGGACGGCAATCTGGAGTTCCTGGGCCGCAACGACGAGCAGGTGAAGATCCGCGGCTTCCGCATCGAGCCGGGCGAGATCGCCGCGCGGCTTTGCGAGCACGCCTGGGTGCGCGAGGCGGTGGTGGTGGCGCACGAGGATCGCGCCGGCGACAAGCGGCTTGTCGCCTATGTCGTGGCGAAGCCGACGGAAGGATCGCACGAGGCCGATGGCGTGGAGCTTGCGGCCGCGTTGCGGGCCCATCTCAGTCGCCTGCTGCCGGACTACATGGTGCCATCGGCCTTCGTGCGGTTGGAAGCGCTGCCGCTGACGCCGAACGGCAAGCTCGACCGCAAGGCGCTGCCGGTTCCCGACGTTGATGCCTATGCGCGGCGGGCCTACGAGGCGCCGCGCGGCGCGGTCGAGACGCTGCTGGCCGGGATCTGGGAAGAGCTGCTCGGCGTCGAGCGGGTCGGCCGTCACGACAACTTCTTCGAACTCGGCGGCCACTCGCTGCTGGCGGTGCAGTTGCTCGGTCGAACGCTCGCCGTTGGGCTGAAGTTTAGCGCTGCCGATCTCTTCCAAGCCCCTGTTCTGAAGGAACTCGCATCAAAGATTCATTTTCAGCGACAGCCCAGCATTCCGGAAGCGATTTCAGTTCAGGCAACCGGATCACAACCACCGCTCTTCTTTGTTCCCACGGGTTCGGGCGATTGTTCCTATGTCCTCAGTTTGGTGGAGAAAATGGACGTAGACTGTCCCATCTACGCTCTGCCATGGCCGCCTTTCAATGCAGTTTGTCCACAAACTCTTGAAAGATTAGCCGCGGAGGTGATCCTGGCGATTAGAGAGATCCAGCCACGGGGTCCATATCGCTTTGCTGGATACTCATCAGGTGCAATCTTGGCTTATGCAATTGCCCAGCACTTGCTGAGTCTCGATGAAGCTGTATCATTCATCGCTCTCATCGATGTTGCGTTACCCGCAAATCCATCGAGCATATCGCCCACCCAAATGGTACGAGAAGTGCTGCTGGATTCTTTTGAATCCTTAGATGATGAGAGTTTCGGAGTACTGGAACGCTTTGCTGGACAAAGTTCAATTGCCCAGCTTCTTGAAAAGGCAAAGCAAGTTGGGGCGATACCTCTCGATCGTGATCTCCACAACGAGGTTTTGATGTATGAAAAGGCTGCGCAGTTCCAAAGGGCGCTGGACTTGTATAATGTTCCATCCCTGCCGGTTGAGATCCACCAGTTTTATGCCAAAAGGCCTCTCCTCAGCCGTCGGGCGCGACGTCGAAGAAATCCCATGGGTCCTGAGGCAAGTTCACCCATGCGGGGGTGGGACAGGGTTTTGCGTGAGGGGGCCATTCATGCCATACCGGTGCCAGGCGACCACGTGACGATGATGGATGTTCCAGAAAACCGTCGAGTTCTGGCTCGACAGTTATCGATGGCCTTAAACCGCTCATTGACAACAAAAGCTTCGAATCGATTCCGGTAG
- a CDS encoding 4'-phosphopantetheinyl transferase, with protein sequence MIETLLPSNVAVQTCRASEGSGVKVMAEEESAIATAVKSRRREFSIGRTCARAALSKLGFPPCAIPSGPHREPLWPTGIVGSITHCGGFYAAAVALEKDYVALGIDAEVDEELPSGVLSLVSGDEERYWIANASGRLNWGRLLFSAKESIFKAWFPLTREWLGFEDAVITIVPDDGSFVAQLPHTLVPANDCPRELRGRFLIANGLILTAVFIAVPR encoded by the coding sequence GTGATAGAAACGCTGCTTCCATCAAATGTTGCCGTGCAGACTTGTCGAGCAAGTGAAGGTAGCGGTGTCAAAGTGATGGCCGAAGAAGAGAGTGCAATCGCCACCGCGGTCAAAAGCAGAAGGCGTGAATTCTCGATCGGGCGGACCTGTGCTAGAGCGGCATTGTCCAAGCTTGGCTTTCCTCCGTGCGCGATCCCAAGTGGGCCTCACCGGGAACCGCTTTGGCCGACTGGCATCGTGGGCAGCATAACACATTGCGGTGGATTCTATGCCGCGGCTGTGGCCTTGGAGAAAGACTACGTTGCGCTTGGAATCGATGCAGAAGTCGACGAGGAGCTGCCCTCGGGCGTATTGTCGCTCGTTTCGGGTGACGAGGAGCGATATTGGATTGCCAACGCGTCCGGACGCCTCAATTGGGGACGGCTGCTCTTTAGCGCTAAGGAGAGCATCTTTAAGGCGTGGTTCCCGCTTACACGTGAATGGTTGGGCTTCGAGGATGCCGTGATCACGATCGTTCCGGACGATGGCTCATTTGTTGCTCAGCTTCCGCACACACTCGTGCCGGCGAACGATTGTCCGCGGGAGCTCCGCGGTCGCTTCCTTATTGCAAACGGACTTATACTGACTGCAGTTTTCATTGCGGTCCCGCGATAA
- a CDS encoding MATE family efflux transporter, translating into MRGEGERMASPARHTSLLDGKVSRLIMRLAIPSIIGLSMNALQQFVNAIFVGTLSAQAIAAVSMTLPIVLLLTSVGQGIGVGTASFVSRNLGAGNSAEASRGASSALALAAPIGVAITVALLFRLRDVFALLGASRTIMPAALEYASTLLLGYTLMLLNMVNGSIVRAEGNTRFSMWTMITAFTLNALLDPILIFSLDLEVRGAALATLLSQIAATSLYAVYFVKQRGIVRVRPSYITLRGDRVKQITAVGAPATITGMLSAVAFVLLYRAAAPFGDDSIAAVGIASRLLTIGALPIMGLCIGSQAILGFSWGAQDFARAQKAAKFMLSVAFAFSATFSAVVVIFARPIVRLLSDSEDVAEIAVSTCILFHLFFGLFGVQYVVITMLQSFGRASLSAVVSFARQGYLFVPAILLLPDIWGFKGLLISQAAAELLAGLLAVFVMLRQFRDLKGRLLSRPTSGER; encoded by the coding sequence ATGAGGGGTGAAGGCGAGCGGATGGCTTCACCGGCAAGGCATACCAGTTTGTTGGACGGCAAGGTTTCCCGCCTCATCATGCGGCTCGCCATTCCCTCCATTATTGGTTTGTCGATGAATGCACTTCAGCAGTTCGTGAATGCGATCTTTGTGGGGACACTCAGTGCGCAGGCTATCGCCGCGGTCAGCATGACTTTGCCCATCGTACTCCTGCTCACCTCAGTCGGGCAGGGAATCGGTGTCGGCACAGCTTCGTTCGTGTCGCGCAATCTTGGCGCTGGCAATTCAGCGGAGGCGAGTCGAGGCGCGAGCTCGGCACTTGCTCTGGCGGCTCCGATCGGAGTCGCAATTACTGTCGCTCTGCTTTTCAGGCTGCGCGACGTTTTCGCTTTGCTCGGTGCCAGTCGGACAATAATGCCAGCCGCGCTCGAATACGCATCGACGCTCCTATTAGGCTACACTCTCATGCTGTTGAACATGGTCAACGGGTCCATCGTGAGGGCCGAGGGTAACACTCGATTCAGCATGTGGACCATGATTACGGCATTTACGCTAAATGCCCTGCTCGATCCGATCCTAATTTTTTCGCTGGATCTCGAAGTTCGCGGCGCGGCGCTCGCAACACTGTTGTCTCAGATCGCCGCCACCAGCCTCTACGCCGTATATTTCGTGAAGCAGCGTGGGATTGTCCGGGTCCGACCTTCCTACATCACTTTGAGGGGCGACCGCGTAAAGCAGATTACCGCCGTTGGAGCTCCCGCAACCATCACCGGTATGTTGTCTGCTGTTGCTTTCGTGCTCTTGTACAGGGCTGCTGCACCATTCGGCGACGATTCCATTGCCGCAGTGGGTATAGCCTCACGATTGTTAACAATCGGGGCGCTCCCGATCATGGGCCTATGCATAGGCTCCCAGGCGATTCTCGGCTTCAGCTGGGGAGCACAGGATTTCGCTCGGGCACAGAAGGCCGCGAAGTTCATGCTATCTGTGGCCTTTGCATTTTCAGCTACCTTTTCTGCTGTGGTCGTGATTTTTGCGCGGCCAATCGTCCGACTTTTGAGCGATAGCGAGGACGTGGCTGAAATCGCTGTCTCGACCTGCATCTTGTTCCATCTCTTTTTCGGGCTCTTTGGTGTTCAGTACGTTGTAATAACCATGCTTCAGTCGTTCGGGAGAGCAAGTCTGAGCGCGGTCGTTTCCTTCGCAAGGCAAGGATATCTCTTTGTACCAGCCATACTACTGTTGCCGGATATTTGGGGCTTCAAAGGACTATTGATCAGCCAGGCAGCTGCTGAGCTGCTGGCTGGGCTGCTGGCTGTATTTGTAATGCTCAGGCAGTTCCGCGATCTTAAAGGTAGGCTCCTTTCCCGGCCAACGAGCGGTGAACGCTGA